gagtgtgtgctggggaactcccctttataaaaccatcagatctcatgagacttattcactctcatgaaaacagcacaggaaaacctgcccctgtgattcaattacctcccaccgggtacCTCCCATGACACGAGGGagttatgggagctgcaattcaagatgagatttgggtagggacacagccaaaccataccatggGCCATAGAATTCTTATCACCCTTTTCACACTTACCCCCCAGGCTTGGAGTTAGTGACCAGCAATATGCCTTTCTCTGCACAGAGGGGCAACGGGGTCAGATTCAGGGTCTCCAGAAAAATCTCGGGCCCAGGATAGAGTCAGTATGAACTCACACTTTCCCAGAGAATAAGACtaagcggggcatggtggctcacgcctgtaatcccagcactttgggaggccgaggcgggcagatcacctgaggttgggagtttgagaccagcctgacaaatacggagaaaccccatctctattaaaaatacaaaattagcagggtgtggtggcacatgcctgtaatcccagctactgaggaggctgaggcaggagaattgcttgaacctgggaggcagaggttgtgatgagccaagattgtgccattgcactccagcttgggcaacaagagctaatctctgtctcaaaaaaaaaaaaaaaaaaaaaaaaaagactctcacTGCCGTTAACCATTACCCCACTGCTTCCACAGCGTCTTCAAGGAGGCGGGACCTGGGAGGGGATGGGTGGGAGGGTCAGCGGCTGGATGAACCTTGTCCCTACCCCAGCACTGGGTTGCTGATCCGGCTATGGAGAAAGCTGCAGGTAGGAGGCCAGGAGAAATCCTCTGCAGGGGACTTTGGGACAGGCAGGGGGCCGACTTGGAGGCTGAAGCTTTGGGACCAGGGCACACTTGATTTTGGGGCTTGGAGCCCTGAGGCAGGTAAACAAGTCAGGAGAAAAGTAGTGAGTTGATATGTCTGTCTTTCTGGTCCACACCCTGTACTGATATGCTCAGATTTATGTGCCAAGGActtggggggaggggaagggagaggaccGCACAATATTCCTGTGCGTATGGCAGTGAGAAGAGAAGACCCTTTTGGAGCAGAATGGAGGGGGCATGCCCTGAGTTTGGGGGTTCCCCTGAGTCCTTTTAGTTTATGCCAATGGAAGAGGCACATCTGGGGAGAAGAATGTGACTCTCCTCCTCTCACCCACTTCTTTGCCCAGTAGATCTGCAGGACGCAGCCTCGTTAACTCTGTAAGTGCCATGAGGGTTGGGGCAAGGGGAAGAAAGAATCGGAGGCAGGGAAGCGCTTCACTGCCATTAGCACCTAAAGGAGATCCTGGGACCCAAGTCCAGCTGCCAGCTTGTACCTGCTTCCCCTGCCTCCTTGCAGGAAGTTTAAGTTTAACCCAAAGCTGGGCATTGATAATCCTGTCCTCTCACTGGCCGAAGACCACGACCCCTCTGGTAACTCCCTCACCCACTGACAACCATTCCCTTTCCCTGGAGGCACCACAACTCCACACAGCCTCCCATCTCCTTGGTAACCACTCACTCAGTCTCCCTCTGATAACAGCCTTGGTTGGGAGTAGAGATAGGAGGGGCCAGGCGTATTCTCCTGTCCCAGTCCCTCTGCCCATGAAGTGTTCACCCCACCACCCAACACCCAACCAGGCAGAAACTGCTTGTATCAGGACACAGGGTCTGCCAGGCACATGGTGAACCTGTACTTGGGCTGTGCCCTCTCCTCCCCCTTTTCtgctgcccacctcaccctccagaTCCCTGGAGCCTGGAGCGGCCTCGCTTCTGCTTGCTGAGCAAAGAGAAGGGCAAGAGTTTTGGCTTCCACCTGCAGCAggagctgggcagggctgggcatgtGGTGTGCAGGGTGGACCCAGGCACCTCTGCCCAGCGCCAGGGTCTTCAGGAAGGAGACAGGATCCTGGCGGTGAACAACGATGTTGTGGAACACGAAGACTACGCGGTGGTAAGGCTGTGGTCCGGGAGAGCATGCTAGCACCTCAGAAAGAGAAGCGGGTTGCTCAGTCCCCTGGGCACTATGGCAGCAAGGCACAAGCCTCACTCCCCTACACCCCAGGATTTAGGAGTGCCCAAGTCAGAGGGGTTGGGGAAAGCATCTAGAAAGCTGATTCccactgggcgcagtggctcatgcctgtaatcccagcactttgggaggccgaggcgggtggatcacccaaggtcaggagttcaaggccagcctgggcaacatggcaagaccttgtctctactaaaaatacagcaattagctgagcgtggtggtggcgcctgtactcgcagctactcgggaggctgaggcaggagaatcacttgaacctgggaggcggaggttgcagtgagccgagattgtgccattgcactccagcctgggcaacaagagcaaaactccatctcaaaaaaaaaaaaaaaaagaaaagaaaagaaaagaaagaaaaaaagcctatTCCCATGGCAAAAAAATGTGGATTCCAGGGAGGTCCTGGGGGTTGGCAAGAGGGTCTAGACCAAACCCACGCCCACGTGCCCTCTGTCCAGGTGGTACGCCGCATCCGGGCCAGCGGTCCTCGGGTGTTGCTGACAGTCTTGGCACGGCATGCACATGACGTGGCCCGAGCCCAGCTGGGAGAAGATGCCCACCTCTGTCCCACCCTAGGCCCAGGGGTCCGGCCTCGGCTGTGCCACATAGTGAAAGATGAGGGTGGTTTTGGCTTCGGCGTCACCCATGGTGAGCCCAGAGGGTGCGAGGGGGTGGCAAGGATGAGGGATTTCAGTCCCTGTTCAGGGCAGGCAGGCAACAgactggaacttttttttttttttttttttttgatttctaGGCAATCAGGGTCCTTTCTGGTTGGTGCTAAGTACTGGAGGAGCAGCTGAGCGGGCAGGGGTGCCCCCCGGGGCCCGACTGCTGGAAGTGAATGGGGTCAGTGTGGAGAAGCTCACTCACAACCAACTCACCAGGAAGGTGTGGCTGCCTGTCTCCCACTCTCCTCCCCCAGTCTGGGCCTGGGCCCCACCTCGGGAAGACGCCTCCTCCCCTATGCACCTAACCTCCTTATCTGGTCTCCTACCTTGATCACCATCCTGCCCCTCTACAGTTTGTGCCAGGCTCCACTTAGTGCCTGGGAGGAGGGGCTGTGGGGGGAGCATGCCTCTTCTCTCCCTGCCCAGGTGTTATACTGATGCCCTGCTGGGTCCCCACAGCTTTGGCAGAGTGGACAGCAGGTGACCTTGCTGGTGGCAGGGCCAGAGGTGGAGGAACAGTGTCGCCAGCTGGGATTGCCCCTGGCTGCACCCCTGGCAGAGGGCTGGGCACTGCCCAACAAGCCCCGCTGTCTGCACCTAGAGAAAGGGCCCCAGGGTTTTGGGTTCCTGCTCCGGGAGGAAAAGGGCCCTGACGGTCGCCCTGGTGAGTAGGAGccctgggggtggtgggggaaggTGGGCCTTGGGGTGGGCACACAAGTGTATATACACCTTTCAGTGCACAGAAGAGGTGTCCCTGTCTGAGCTCTGGCCCTGGGCCGCCTCTTCCTGTTCACTCCGGGGTCAGTCCCCTGGTGTGCACACAGTGGCCTAGGATAGCTGGAGGGGAGCAGTGAGGATGTGTATGCCCCAGGACAGTTCCTGTGGGAAGTGGACCCGGGACTGCCAGCCAAGAAGGCTGGGATGCAGGCTGGGGACCGGCTGGTGGCTGTGGCTGGGGAGAGCGTGGAGGGGCTGGGCCATGAGGAGACAGTGTCCAGGATCCAGGCGCAGGGCTCCTGTGTCTCCCTCATTGTCGTCGACCCTGAGGCTGACCGCTTCTTCAGCATGGTGCGTGCTGAGGGGCAGGGGCTAGGGTTGGGGCAGGAGTGGAGCAGGGCTTGGGTCCAACAGATTTGCTCTAcctgccaccttccaggttcGCCTATCCCCACTCCTCTTCTTGGAGAACACAGAGGCTCCCGCCTCTCCCCAGGGCAGCAGCTCAGCCTCACTGGTTGAGACAGAGGTCCCTTCGCTTGAAGACACAGGCGTGCCTTCTGTCCCTCTGGGCTCCCGACAGTGCTTTCTGTAccctgggcctggtggcggcTATGGCTTCCGACTCAGCTGTGTGGCCAGTGGGCCTCGTCTCTTCATCTCCCAGGTGACTGATGCCCCATGCATCTTGGATCCCTTCAATCCTTTGCTGCCTGATCagtcttcctcttcttccctcccagaGCCTTAAGCCAGCAAACTTTCCCCTGGTGTCCCCTGTTCTGCATGCCCCCACACCACCAGGTGACTCCCGGAGGCTCAGCTGCCCGGGCTGGGCTGCAAGTGGGAGATGTGATTCTGGAAGTGAATGGGTATCCTGTTGGGGGAGAGAATGACCTGGAGAGGCTTCAGCAGCTGCCTGAGGCTGAGCCACCCCTCTGCCTGAAGCTGGCAGCCAGGTCTCTGCGGGGCTTGGAAGCCTGGATTCCCACTGGGGCTGCAGAGGTGAGGAAGAAGAAACGGATGGGACTGTGAGTAGTTACAGAGGGCAGGGAGGAGTGAGAAAGAAGGGCAGAGTGGGCGAGGTACAAGGTGAAGCAGTGTGGGGTATGCAGGTTGGGACTTCAGGTTGTGGTAGGTGGGGACAGAAGGACCCGTGAAATAAGCCCCATTCCTGGGC
This portion of the Macaca mulatta isolate MMU2019108-1 chromosome 14, T2T-MMU8v2.0, whole genome shotgun sequence genome encodes:
- the NHERF4 gene encoding Na(+)/H(+) exchange regulatory cofactor NHE-RF4 isoform X4, with amino-acid sequence MEKAADLQDAASLTLKFKFNPKLGIDNPVLSLAEDHDPSDPWSLERPRFCLLSKEKGKSFGFHLQQELGRAGHVVCRVDPGTSAQRQGLQEGDRILAVNNDVVEHEDYAVVVRRIRASGPRVLLTVLARHAHDVARAQLGEDAHLCPTLGPGVRPRLCHIVKDEGGFGFGVTHGNQGPFWLVLSTGGAAERAGVPPGARLLEVNGLWQSGQQVTLLVAGPEVEEQCRQLGLPLAAPLAEGWALPNKPRCLHLEKGPQGFGFLLREEKGPDGRPGQFLWEVDPGLPAKKAGMQAGDRLVAVAGESVEGLGHEETVSRIQAQGSCVSLIVVDPEADRFFSMVRLSPLLFLENTEAPASPQGSSSASLVETEVPSLEDTGVPSVPLGSRQCFLYPGPGGGYGFRLSCVASGPRLFISQVTPGGSAARAGLQVGDVILEVNGYPVGGENDLERLQQLPEAEPPLCLKLAARSLRGLEAWIPTGAAEDWALASDLL
- the NHERF4 gene encoding Na(+)/H(+) exchange regulatory cofactor NHE-RF4 isoform X1, yielding MEKAAVDLQDAASLTLKFKFNPKLGIDNPVLSLAEDHDPSDPWSLERPRFCLLSKEKGKSFGFHLQQELGRAGHVVCRVDPGTSAQRQGLQEGDRILAVNNDVVEHEDYAVVVRRIRASGPRVLLTVLARHAHDVARAQLGEDAHLCPTLGPGVRPRLCHIVKDEGGFGFGVTHGNQGPFWLVLSTGGAAERAGVPPGARLLEVNGVSVEKLTHNQLTRKLWQSGQQVTLLVAGPEVEEQCRQLGLPLAAPLAEGWALPNKPRCLHLEKGPQGFGFLLREEKGPDGRPGQFLWEVDPGLPAKKAGMQAGDRLVAVAGESVEGLGHEETVSRIQAQGSCVSLIVVDPEADRFFSMVRLSPLLFLENTEAPASPQGSSSASLVETEVPSLEDTGVPSVPLGSRQCFLYPGPGGGYGFRLSCVASGPRLFISQVTPGGSAARAGLQVGDVILEVNGYPVGGENDLERLQQLPEAEPPLCLKLAARSLRGLEAWIPTGAAEDWALASDLL
- the NHERF4 gene encoding Na(+)/H(+) exchange regulatory cofactor NHE-RF4 isoform X2; translated protein: MEKAADLQDAASLTLKFKFNPKLGIDNPVLSLAEDHDPSDPWSLERPRFCLLSKEKGKSFGFHLQQELGRAGHVVCRVDPGTSAQRQGLQEGDRILAVNNDVVEHEDYAVVVRRIRASGPRVLLTVLARHAHDVARAQLGEDAHLCPTLGPGVRPRLCHIVKDEGGFGFGVTHGNQGPFWLVLSTGGAAERAGVPPGARLLEVNGVSVEKLTHNQLTRKLWQSGQQVTLLVAGPEVEEQCRQLGLPLAAPLAEGWALPNKPRCLHLEKGPQGFGFLLREEKGPDGRPGQFLWEVDPGLPAKKAGMQAGDRLVAVAGESVEGLGHEETVSRIQAQGSCVSLIVVDPEADRFFSMVRLSPLLFLENTEAPASPQGSSSASLVETEVPSLEDTGVPSVPLGSRQCFLYPGPGGGYGFRLSCVASGPRLFISQVTPGGSAARAGLQVGDVILEVNGYPVGGENDLERLQQLPEAEPPLCLKLAARSLRGLEAWIPTGAAEDWALASDLL
- the NHERF4 gene encoding Na(+)/H(+) exchange regulatory cofactor NHE-RF4 isoform X3, yielding MEKAAVDLQDAASLTLKFKFNPKLGIDNPVLSLAEDHDPSDPWSLERPRFCLLSKEKGKSFGFHLQQELGRAGHVVCRVDPGTSAQRQGLQEGDRILAVNNDVVEHEDYAVVVRRIRASGPRVLLTVLARHAHDVARAQLGEDAHLCPTLGPGVRPRLCHIVKDEGGFGFGVTHGNQGPFWLVLSTGGAAERAGVPPGARLLEVNGLWQSGQQVTLLVAGPEVEEQCRQLGLPLAAPLAEGWALPNKPRCLHLEKGPQGFGFLLREEKGPDGRPGQFLWEVDPGLPAKKAGMQAGDRLVAVAGESVEGLGHEETVSRIQAQGSCVSLIVVDPEADRFFSMVRLSPLLFLENTEAPASPQGSSSASLVETEVPSLEDTGVPSVPLGSRQCFLYPGPGGGYGFRLSCVASGPRLFISQVTPGGSAARAGLQVGDVILEVNGYPVGGENDLERLQQLPEAEPPLCLKLAARSLRGLEAWIPTGAAEDWALASDLL